The following are encoded together in the Paludisphaera mucosa genome:
- a CDS encoding family 16 glycoside hydrolase encodes MDVQHPNDRDLRSYGLGRLAEARAEAVGSHLEVCPPCRRRAAEVSSDSFLGRLRDAQGGRILASPGGREEAATWTHGASAPAPRPPQADSIPPGLADHPDYAIRRELGRGGMGVVYLAYNRMMGRDEVLKVIGPDIMGRPEVFDRFQREIRSVAQLRHPNIVTAYSAFRLGGGLVFAMEYVDGMDLARLIKVKGPLPVVHAAYFAHQAALGLQHAHERGLVHRDIKPHNLMLTHDGKHRVIKILDFGLAKATREGQVDSALTHEGQTLGTPDYIAPEQIFNAPDVDVRADIYSLGCSLYYFLAGRPPFQAASLYDLYQAHISRDAGLLDRLRADVPSELAALVAKMMAKDPDRRFQTPAEVARALTPFFKKPTAAAPRPRPDVTPDVAVSEAPLDGPAAPPALPPPRPPKPAPPPEEMWKSLIDFRDTVADRPSPTPVAAPVPVAALETSSPWSRIPARPAIAVGALLLGLGLAFLVSDLLIRTRYGTIRVGGLPKGAAVAVDGEAATIVWTEGGAGEVSVKAGPHGLEVRQGRVVVYGEKIAVEAGTTFTVELDPSRPVPIPTRPEVEKREPHPWPQTSTRLGREMPTGHWPLALSRDARRLACRRPDGTIGILSAPDSGVFAESLQLRGFFWAAAFSPDGSVLATAGNDKLVHLWDVASGEEARQLRGHEQAVLAAAYSPDGKWIASGGIDRTLRIWDAATGENKAALGGHTGSIWSIAFSPDGKWIASGSGDAWEDQKNDPAVMELMLWNRESGSFRRLDGHAMRVTSVAFSPDGRRLASCSFDKTLKIWDVETLECLATLGPYDDHPIDAAFSPDGRLVASASRDNLVRVWDTRDNSLLDTLTGATRSLLGFVQFSPAGRWIFTGGGSLKSWENPLPDASEPKPPADARGDGDAAEASPATVPAEVGDAAAPGLGAVVAEHVGARNPVSEGFTLDPAPNADWAASETADDLGKPTWSVPSESPRRPSFYRRALSNSQEADALERGFALVLAARALRNRAPASTESDRFPIAKAYVQIGPQRYEIALGLTEAGDTVVLVPEDVGAAGADAAHTASGRHVTLPGNAHHAYRLVYKPESKLADLYIDDRLALAGCPGDRYGDLGEPRIGFGSVNGGQGNFHLVRLAVGPPAEAARGEPSPEPSRPAPVVVARRDEFTPMFNGKDLAGWTKNPTQGGDWRVEGGLIVGTAPGISHLYSDRGDYKDFRLRVKAKINDGGNSGVFLRAAGSPVWPQNDPRWPGGYEAQINSTHRDPIRTGSLYINGRFPAAVRDTPIRPGQWFTMEMTAEGDHIVIKVDDRVTADYIDSQRLAFSGHIALQVHNSQTRIEFESIEIHELGVRPPAKPARPALASKPPNDAVIFVAGRYKVYPERITWQAARRRCEEMGGRLARVPDAAANDFLIDLMNRAKLDEAWLGATDEEEEGEWRWLDGSPLRFSAWDVVQPTNRSTRGEPEHYLLLSASRRKWNDVPPQGEVKLGPPGFICEWPENPASTAAGRDGFVPLFDGRSLDGWKVDRGDPATWRVQDRALVSKGSGDYRDVTYLLSDREFSEFSLHLEYQLAPDSDGGVVFRAVPGENPSPPEINLRRFDDPPGMNARTGALRWRNNGDGTNYLAPDRPVEPRAAAAWNAMEVEVREGTLEVVINGVLAKRVDLALLAREPDAMEGIRRRSGRIGFQCHTGTIRYRNVELRDLTAAAAVAPAVAPRPADAREFRGAHYKLFPQKLSWHEAAAKCREMGGRLAIVRDADQNAFLLGLLKERSVDAIWLGGTDEQVEKVWVWVDGSPIPHPDEPDIGIYTNWNAGQPNNKGDGENYLVMIDTFNKVDFKGTWSDQPAVSVQHAPGFICEWPRPVVRPARRR; translated from the coding sequence ATGGACGTCCAGCATCCCAACGACCGCGACCTCCGCTCATACGGCCTGGGCCGGCTCGCCGAGGCCCGCGCCGAGGCGGTCGGCTCGCACCTGGAAGTCTGTCCCCCCTGCCGTCGCCGGGCGGCCGAGGTCTCGTCCGACTCGTTCCTGGGCCGGCTCCGCGACGCCCAGGGCGGACGGATCCTCGCGTCCCCGGGAGGACGCGAGGAGGCCGCCACGTGGACGCACGGCGCGTCGGCCCCCGCGCCCCGACCTCCCCAGGCCGATTCGATCCCGCCCGGCCTCGCCGATCATCCCGACTACGCGATCCGCCGCGAGCTGGGGAGGGGAGGCATGGGGGTCGTCTATTTGGCCTACAACCGGATGATGGGCCGCGACGAAGTGCTGAAGGTGATCGGGCCCGACATCATGGGCCGTCCCGAGGTCTTCGATCGCTTCCAGCGCGAGATCCGCTCGGTCGCCCAGCTCCGCCACCCGAACATCGTCACGGCCTACTCGGCGTTCCGGCTCGGCGGCGGGCTCGTCTTCGCGATGGAGTACGTCGACGGGATGGACCTGGCGCGGCTCATCAAGGTGAAGGGTCCGCTGCCGGTCGTGCACGCGGCCTACTTCGCCCACCAGGCGGCCCTGGGCCTCCAGCACGCCCACGAGCGGGGGTTGGTCCACCGCGACATCAAGCCCCACAACCTGATGCTGACGCACGACGGCAAGCACCGGGTGATCAAGATCCTGGACTTCGGCCTGGCCAAGGCGACCCGCGAGGGCCAGGTCGACAGCGCCCTGACGCACGAGGGCCAGACGCTCGGGACCCCCGACTACATCGCCCCCGAGCAGATCTTCAACGCCCCCGACGTCGACGTCCGGGCGGATATCTACAGCCTGGGATGCTCCCTGTACTACTTCCTGGCCGGCCGGCCGCCGTTCCAGGCGGCGTCGCTCTACGACCTCTACCAGGCCCACATCTCGCGCGACGCCGGCCTCCTCGATCGCCTCCGCGCCGACGTCCCGTCCGAGTTGGCGGCGCTCGTGGCGAAGATGATGGCCAAGGACCCGGACCGGCGGTTCCAGACGCCGGCCGAGGTCGCCCGGGCGCTGACGCCCTTCTTCAAGAAGCCGACGGCCGCCGCGCCCCGGCCGCGCCCGGACGTCACCCCTGATGTCGCCGTCTCCGAAGCGCCCCTCGACGGCCCCGCGGCGCCCCCGGCCCTCCCGCCGCCTCGGCCCCCCAAGCCCGCGCCCCCGCCCGAAGAGATGTGGAAGAGCCTGATCGACTTCCGGGACACCGTGGCGGACCGCCCCTCGCCGACGCCGGTCGCGGCCCCCGTCCCGGTCGCGGCGCTGGAGACCTCGTCGCCCTGGTCCCGCATCCCCGCCCGCCCCGCGATCGCCGTCGGGGCCTTGCTGCTGGGGCTCGGCCTCGCCTTCCTCGTTTCGGACCTCCTGATCCGGACCCGGTACGGCACGATCCGCGTCGGCGGCCTGCCGAAAGGCGCCGCGGTCGCCGTCGACGGCGAGGCGGCCACGATCGTCTGGACCGAAGGCGGAGCCGGCGAGGTCTCGGTCAAGGCCGGGCCTCACGGCCTCGAGGTGCGGCAGGGACGAGTCGTCGTCTACGGCGAGAAGATCGCCGTCGAGGCCGGGACGACGTTCACCGTCGAGCTGGACCCGTCCCGGCCGGTCCCGATCCCGACCCGCCCGGAAGTCGAGAAGCGGGAGCCCCACCCCTGGCCCCAGACGTCGACCCGACTCGGACGCGAAATGCCGACGGGTCACTGGCCGCTGGCCCTCAGCCGAGACGCCCGGCGGCTGGCTTGCCGCCGACCGGACGGCACGATCGGGATCCTGTCGGCGCCCGACAGCGGCGTCTTCGCCGAGTCCTTGCAACTTCGGGGGTTCTTCTGGGCGGCGGCCTTCAGCCCGGACGGCTCGGTCCTGGCGACCGCGGGGAACGACAAGCTCGTGCACCTGTGGGACGTGGCGAGCGGCGAGGAGGCCCGCCAACTGCGCGGTCATGAGCAGGCGGTGCTCGCCGCGGCGTACAGCCCGGACGGGAAATGGATCGCGTCCGGGGGCATCGACAGGACGCTGCGGATCTGGGATGCGGCCACGGGCGAGAACAAGGCCGCCCTCGGCGGCCACACCGGCAGCATCTGGAGCATCGCGTTCAGCCCGGACGGGAAATGGATCGCGTCCGGCAGCGGCGACGCGTGGGAGGACCAGAAGAATGATCCTGCCGTCATGGAGCTCATGCTCTGGAATCGCGAGTCCGGCTCCTTCCGGAGGCTCGACGGCCACGCCATGCGCGTGACTTCGGTCGCGTTCAGCCCCGACGGCCGCCGCCTCGCGTCTTGCAGCTTCGACAAGACGTTGAAGATCTGGGACGTGGAGACCCTGGAATGCCTCGCCACGCTCGGCCCGTACGACGATCATCCGATCGATGCGGCCTTCAGCCCCGACGGCCGTCTCGTGGCCAGCGCGTCGCGGGACAACCTCGTCCGCGTGTGGGACACGCGCGACAATTCGCTCCTCGACACCCTCACCGGCGCGACGCGGTCCCTCCTCGGGTTCGTCCAGTTCAGCCCGGCCGGGCGCTGGATCTTCACCGGCGGCGGGAGCCTGAAGTCGTGGGAGAACCCGCTGCCCGACGCGTCGGAACCGAAGCCCCCCGCCGACGCGAGGGGCGACGGCGATGCGGCGGAGGCCTCCCCGGCGACCGTCCCCGCCGAGGTCGGCGACGCGGCGGCGCCGGGCCTCGGCGCGGTCGTCGCCGAGCACGTCGGGGCCCGGAATCCCGTCTCGGAAGGCTTCACGCTCGACCCCGCGCCGAACGCCGATTGGGCCGCTTCGGAGACGGCCGACGATCTCGGAAAGCCGACCTGGTCCGTGCCCTCCGAGTCTCCGAGGCGTCCGAGCTTCTATCGCCGCGCCCTCTCGAATTCCCAGGAGGCCGACGCCCTCGAGCGGGGATTCGCGTTGGTCCTCGCCGCACGCGCCCTGCGGAACCGAGCGCCTGCATCGACCGAATCCGATCGGTTCCCCATCGCAAAGGCTTACGTCCAGATAGGGCCGCAGCGTTATGAGATCGCCCTGGGGCTGACCGAGGCCGGCGATACCGTCGTCCTAGTCCCCGAGGACGTCGGGGCGGCGGGGGCGGACGCGGCGCACACGGCGTCGGGGCGGCACGTGACCCTGCCCGGGAATGCGCATCACGCCTATCGTCTCGTATACAAACCGGAATCGAAGCTCGCCGATCTCTACATCGACGATCGTCTAGCCCTTGCAGGCTGCCCGGGGGATCGATACGGGGACCTGGGAGAGCCAAGGATCGGCTTCGGATCCGTCAATGGCGGCCAGGGGAATTTCCACCTGGTTCGACTCGCCGTCGGGCCCCCGGCCGAGGCCGCCCGGGGCGAGCCAAGTCCAGAGCCCTCGCGGCCGGCCCCCGTGGTCGTGGCGCGGCGCGACGAATTCACCCCGATGTTCAACGGCAAGGACCTCGCCGGCTGGACGAAGAACCCGACCCAGGGGGGTGACTGGCGGGTCGAGGGCGGCCTGATCGTCGGCACGGCCCCGGGGATCAGCCACCTCTACAGCGATCGAGGCGACTACAAGGACTTCCGTCTGCGAGTCAAGGCCAAGATCAACGACGGCGGCAACAGCGGCGTCTTCCTCCGCGCGGCGGGCTCGCCGGTCTGGCCCCAGAACGACCCGCGTTGGCCGGGCGGCTACGAGGCCCAGATCAACAGCACGCATCGGGATCCGATCCGCACCGGGAGCCTCTACATCAACGGCCGGTTTCCGGCCGCCGTGCGTGACACGCCGATCCGCCCGGGCCAATGGTTTACGATGGAGATGACCGCGGAGGGCGACCACATCGTCATCAAGGTCGACGATCGCGTCACCGCCGACTACATCGACTCGCAACGGTTGGCGTTCTCGGGGCACATCGCGCTCCAGGTGCACAATTCTCAGACCCGCATCGAGTTCGAGAGCATCGAGATCCATGAGCTGGGCGTCCGGCCCCCGGCGAAGCCGGCCAGGCCGGCCCTCGCGTCGAAGCCGCCGAACGACGCGGTGATCTTCGTGGCGGGCCGCTACAAGGTCTATCCCGAGCGGATAACCTGGCAGGCGGCCCGGAGACGTTGCGAGGAGATGGGCGGCCGCCTGGCCCGCGTCCCCGATGCGGCCGCGAACGACTTCCTGATCGATCTCATGAACCGGGCCAAGCTCGACGAGGCCTGGCTGGGGGCGACCGACGAGGAGGAGGAGGGCGAGTGGAGGTGGCTCGACGGCTCGCCGCTCCGCTTCAGCGCCTGGGACGTCGTCCAGCCGACCAACCGCAGCACGCGCGGCGAGCCCGAGCATTACCTGCTGCTCTCGGCCTCGCGACGGAAGTGGAACGACGTCCCGCCCCAGGGCGAGGTGAAGCTGGGGCCGCCGGGGTTCATCTGCGAATGGCCGGAGAACCCGGCTTCGACGGCCGCCGGACGCGACGGCTTCGTCCCGCTCTTCGACGGCAGGAGCCTCGACGGTTGGAAGGTCGACCGGGGCGATCCGGCCACCTGGCGGGTGCAGGACCGCGCCCTGGTCTCGAAAGGCTCGGGCGATTATCGGGACGTGACGTACCTGCTCTCGGATCGGGAGTTTTCGGAGTTCTCGCTGCATCTCGAGTACCAGCTCGCCCCCGACTCGGACGGCGGCGTCGTGTTCCGGGCCGTGCCCGGCGAGAATCCTTCGCCCCCCGAGATCAACCTGCGGCGGTTCGACGATCCGCCGGGCATGAACGCCCGGACGGGGGCGCTCCGGTGGCGGAACAACGGCGACGGGACCAACTATCTCGCCCCCGACCGGCCGGTGGAGCCGCGTGCGGCCGCCGCCTGGAACGCGATGGAGGTCGAAGTCCGCGAAGGCACGCTCGAGGTCGTCATCAACGGCGTCCTCGCGAAACGCGTCGATCTCGCGCTGCTGGCCAGGGAGCCCGACGCGATGGAGGGGATCCGGCGTCGCTCGGGTCGGATCGGCTTCCAGTGCCACACGGGGACGATCCGCTACCGGAACGTCGAACTCCGGGATCTGACCGCCGCCGCGGCCGTCGCGCCGGCGGTCGCCCCCCGGCCCGCCGACGCCCGGGAGTTCCGGGGCGCGCACTACAAGCTCTTCCCCCAGAAGCTCTCCTGGCATGAAGCGGCCGCCAAGTGCCGCGAGATGGGCGGACGGCTAGCGATCGTTCGCGACGCCGACCAGAACGCGTTCCTCCTCGGGTTGCTGAAGGAGCGGAGCGTGGATGCGATTTGGCTCGGGGGGACCGACGAGCAGGTCGAGAAGGTATGGGTCTGGGTCGACGGCTCGCCCATCCCGCATCCCGACGAACCCGACATCGGCATCTATACGAACTGGAACGCCGGCCAACCGAACAATAAGGGGGACGGCGAGAACTACCTCGTCATGATCGACACATTTAACAAAGTTGATTTTAAGGGCACGTGGTCCGACCAGCCGGCCGTCTCGGTCCAGCACGCGCCGGGATTCATCTGCGAGTGGCCCCGTCCCGTCGTCCGGCCCGCGAGGCGGCGGTGA
- a CDS encoding FHA domain-containing protein, translated as MASTVVELDEDVRRAFAARAREKAARAATFRPLERPPTAVLTVCDDGRSEGEAIRIRGERFVIGRTEGDLRIAHDPRVSARHVEIVRKGVGGSASWAVVDVGSRNGLFVRVSHAPLADGAEFLVGRGRYRFDDPRPGSGRPPALREPIDGGRVVLTGSECWIGSDPSCLVARPDDPFCEPRHARLRRGPRGRWRVEHDHTLNGLWLRVARIAVDRTLHFQLGEQRFRLQVG; from the coding sequence ATGGCGAGCACGGTGGTCGAGCTGGACGAGGACGTCCGCCGGGCCTTCGCGGCGCGAGCGAGGGAGAAAGCGGCCCGCGCCGCGACCTTCCGGCCGCTCGAACGGCCGCCGACGGCCGTCTTGACCGTGTGCGACGACGGCCGGTCCGAGGGCGAGGCGATCCGCATCCGGGGCGAGCGGTTCGTGATCGGCCGGACCGAGGGGGACCTGCGGATCGCCCACGACCCGCGGGTCTCGGCGCGACACGTCGAGATCGTCCGCAAGGGGGTCGGCGGGTCCGCCTCGTGGGCCGTCGTCGACGTGGGGAGCCGCAACGGGCTGTTCGTGCGCGTCTCCCATGCGCCCCTGGCCGACGGGGCCGAGTTCCTCGTCGGCCGGGGCCGCTACCGGTTCGACGACCCTCGGCCCGGCTCCGGACGCCCCCCCGCGCTCCGCGAGCCGATCGACGGCGGCCGCGTGGTGCTGACCGGTTCGGAATGCTGGATCGGCTCCGACCCGTCCTGCCTCGTCGCCCGGCCCGACGACCCGTTCTGCGAGCCGCGCCACGCCCGGCTCCGGCGCGGTCCGCGGGGCCGCTGGCGCGTCGAGCACGACCACACGCTCAACGGCCTCTGGCTGCGCGTGGCCCGGATCGCGGTCGACCGCACCCTCCACTTCCAGCTCGGCGAGCAGCGCTTCCGGCTCCAGGTCGGCTGA
- a CDS encoding YiiX/YebB-like N1pC/P60 family cysteine hydrolase, translated as MPTILRRRRSRLQVEPMEARALLAATIAAEVVQAAAPRGDGSAWVARMTAHDAPAAGASPQVVELSSGLAAQSTQRMFPDPFRGLPVIDVGSLRPGDILVSTEKNSFVSKQIRKLTFSNFSHASLYVGGGNIIDATFPVVSRRPLAKLTDPASVVGVIRVNDLTPAQAKTVVRAAEQSRGKIYGAAGIAGGLIAELTPAFRFFRAVTGKPWKFTGTSLAPGVFCSEMVIGAYRRAGVKIAPEVADTPGGIVDYAMDDPSRFTFVGTLAVKG; from the coding sequence ATGCCGACAATTCTGCGGCGGCGCCGAAGCCGCCTCCAGGTCGAGCCGATGGAGGCTCGCGCCTTGCTCGCGGCGACGATCGCCGCCGAGGTCGTGCAGGCCGCGGCCCCGCGCGGGGACGGCTCGGCTTGGGTCGCCCGCATGACGGCCCACGACGCGCCCGCGGCCGGGGCGTCGCCGCAGGTCGTCGAGCTTTCGTCGGGCCTCGCGGCCCAGTCGACGCAGCGGATGTTCCCCGACCCGTTCCGCGGCCTGCCGGTGATCGACGTGGGCTCGCTCCGGCCCGGCGACATCCTGGTCTCGACCGAGAAGAACAGCTTCGTTTCGAAGCAGATCCGCAAGCTGACGTTCTCCAACTTCAGCCACGCCTCGCTCTACGTCGGCGGCGGGAACATCATCGACGCCACGTTCCCGGTCGTCTCCCGGCGTCCGCTCGCGAAGCTGACCGACCCGGCCAGCGTGGTCGGGGTCATCCGCGTGAACGACCTGACCCCCGCCCAGGCGAAGACGGTGGTCCGCGCCGCCGAACAATCCCGGGGCAAGATCTACGGCGCGGCCGGCATCGCCGGCGGCCTGATCGCCGAGCTGACGCCGGCCTTCCGGTTCTTCCGCGCCGTCACCGGGAAACCCTGGAAGTTCACCGGCACCTCGCTGGCCCCGGGCGTCTTCTGCTCCGAGATGGTCATCGGGGCCTACCGGCGGGCCGGGGTGAAGATCGCGCCGGAAGTCGCCGACACCCCCGGCGGGATCGTCGACTACGCGATGGACGACCCGTCGAGGTTCACGTTCGTGGGCACGCTCGCGGTCAAGGGCTGA
- a CDS encoding SHD1 domain-containing protein codes for MRASLGPVALRCAVLFGVLVFASSPPARADEPEVRTWKDVSGRFKIQARYAGVDGENVNLKKADGSQVQVLLDRLCSADRNYVAEQQKKLAEEDPFKPKPAEDPFQPKPTPGSGHNNGMARKPGTAKPASADAPASPAGGEPFEIQPDWSSAQLAGLPADGEWKVAVGSAGAAPTASASPRLRAVPIPATTDFFEGRKGYVLNAPGTHALVGYTLDNPKPGATRVVLCDLKAGKPLASMKSEGLMAPLALSDAGDQVLMRKDEFGFGNADRLELWNLAGKGVVKVWTMAPHGDAQGPARDVKWAAFLGPKRFATVGGGKLAIWDLDPVRPTTTLQVADGCVPAVSPDGKFLAFAHDGKVGLLDVEAGQVAALQPMPVQHAPWPAFGFSPTGKRFACLAGGKMFVWNSDDGALHRDVQLNPIAVGPNVPPAWSDDDHVLVGDRFLIDVESQVKLWEYQGPEAVVADRDGVCWFLLAARQNQPGALVPARLPQANVQQALKQALADPNFFILRPGATVSIDASGIADGSQRGRVVEALTAKLAEMQVKVAPGAPLVVLPAVEAGKEEEISYRTMGAGFRTDKFKVRPQLSRVKLAYQGQQAWESGSSTLPHFEIAHLGPNESLADHVKKFEKPNYAFFEHVELPRLLARPSPGGSFTLGRSQVSTAGVR; via the coding sequence ATGCGAGCGAGTCTCGGTCCCGTCGCGCTGCGTTGCGCGGTGCTGTTCGGCGTCCTGGTTTTCGCCTCCAGCCCCCCGGCGCGGGCCGACGAGCCCGAGGTGCGGACCTGGAAGGACGTCAGCGGCCGGTTCAAGATCCAGGCCCGTTACGCCGGCGTCGACGGCGAGAACGTGAACCTCAAGAAGGCCGACGGCAGCCAGGTGCAGGTGCTCCTCGACCGCCTCTGCTCGGCGGACCGGAACTACGTCGCCGAACAGCAGAAGAAGCTCGCCGAGGAAGACCCCTTCAAGCCCAAGCCGGCCGAGGACCCGTTCCAGCCCAAGCCCACCCCGGGCAGCGGCCACAACAACGGGATGGCGCGCAAGCCGGGGACCGCGAAGCCGGCCTCCGCGGACGCGCCCGCCTCGCCCGCCGGCGGCGAGCCCTTCGAGATCCAGCCCGACTGGTCCTCGGCCCAGCTCGCCGGCCTGCCCGCCGACGGCGAGTGGAAGGTCGCCGTGGGATCCGCCGGCGCGGCCCCGACCGCCAGCGCCTCCCCCCGCCTGCGCGCCGTGCCGATCCCCGCCACGACCGACTTCTTCGAGGGCCGCAAGGGGTACGTGCTGAACGCCCCCGGGACCCACGCCCTGGTCGGCTACACGCTCGACAACCCCAAGCCCGGCGCGACGCGGGTCGTGCTCTGCGACCTCAAGGCCGGCAAGCCCCTGGCCTCGATGAAGTCGGAGGGGCTGATGGCGCCGCTGGCCCTCTCCGACGCCGGCGACCAGGTCCTGATGCGCAAGGACGAGTTCGGCTTCGGCAACGCCGACCGCCTGGAGCTGTGGAACCTCGCCGGCAAGGGGGTCGTGAAGGTCTGGACGATGGCCCCCCACGGCGACGCGCAGGGGCCGGCGCGCGACGTGAAGTGGGCCGCGTTCCTGGGCCCGAAGCGGTTCGCGACCGTCGGCGGCGGCAAGCTGGCGATCTGGGATCTCGACCCGGTCCGGCCCACGACGACGCTGCAGGTGGCCGACGGCTGCGTGCCGGCCGTCTCGCCCGACGGCAAGTTCCTGGCGTTCGCCCACGACGGCAAGGTCGGCCTGCTCGACGTCGAGGCCGGCCAGGTCGCCGCGCTCCAGCCGATGCCCGTGCAGCACGCCCCCTGGCCGGCCTTCGGCTTCAGCCCGACCGGCAAGCGGTTCGCCTGCCTGGCCGGCGGCAAGATGTTCGTCTGGAACTCGGACGACGGCGCGCTCCATCGCGACGTCCAGCTCAACCCGATCGCGGTCGGCCCCAACGTGCCGCCGGCCTGGTCCGACGACGACCACGTCCTCGTCGGCGACCGCTTCCTGATCGACGTCGAGAGCCAGGTCAAGCTCTGGGAGTACCAGGGCCCCGAGGCCGTCGTCGCCGACCGCGACGGCGTCTGCTGGTTCCTGCTCGCCGCCCGCCAGAACCAGCCCGGCGCGCTCGTCCCGGCGCGGCTCCCCCAGGCGAACGTCCAGCAGGCCCTGAAGCAGGCCCTGGCCGACCCGAACTTCTTCATCCTCCGCCCCGGCGCGACGGTCTCGATCGACGCGTCCGGGATCGCCGACGGCTCGCAACGCGGGCGGGTCGTCGAGGCCCTGACGGCGAAACTCGCCGAGATGCAGGTGAAGGTCGCCCCCGGCGCCCCGCTCGTCGTGCTCCCGGCCGTCGAGGCCGGCAAGGAGGAGGAGATCTCGTACCGCACGATGGGCGCGGGGTTCCGGACCGACAAGTTCAAGGTCCGCCCCCAGCTCAGCCGGGTGAAGCTCGCCTACCAGGGCCAGCAGGCGTGGGAGTCGGGCTCGTCCACGCTCCCACACTTCGAGATCGCCCATCTCGGCCCCAACGAGTCGCTCGCCGACCACGTCAAGAAGTTCGAGAAGCCCAACTACGCGTTCTTCGAGCACGTCGAGCTGCCGCGCCTGCTCGCCCGCCCCAGCCCCGGCGGCTCGTTCACCCTGGGACGCTCGCAGGTCTCGACGGCGGGGGTGCGTTGA
- a CDS encoding ankyrin repeat domain-containing protein, translated as MAEESIHDACGRGDVEAVRAMIAADPGVVDADDEHGWRPIFHAGLWRREAVVRLLIEAGADLAAHDGDAMHYAGEVPDNKSIVALLIQYGALDAHVRPADDLSRQFLAAVFLANAARVRSLLDRHPHLAAAADGRGDRPIHHAARNGDAEIVRLLMGRGADVDAMTTRGQSVLFCAGGHGHLGVVRILLDAGADRNARAVRDGKTLLEWLDQFPGDRRFAPIAEELRRRGAGA; from the coding sequence ATGGCGGAAGAATCGATCCATGACGCGTGCGGACGGGGCGACGTCGAGGCCGTGCGGGCGATGATCGCCGCCGACCCCGGCGTCGTCGACGCCGACGACGAGCACGGCTGGCGGCCGATCTTCCACGCGGGCCTCTGGCGGCGCGAGGCGGTCGTGCGGCTGCTCATCGAGGCCGGGGCCGACCTGGCGGCCCACGACGGCGACGCGATGCACTACGCCGGCGAGGTCCCCGACAACAAGTCGATCGTCGCGCTGCTCATCCAGTACGGAGCGCTGGACGCCCACGTCCGGCCCGCCGACGACCTGTCGCGTCAGTTCCTCGCGGCGGTCTTCCTCGCGAACGCCGCCCGGGTGCGATCGCTCCTCGACAGGCACCCGCACCTGGCGGCCGCGGCCGACGGCCGGGGCGACCGGCCGATCCACCACGCGGCCCGGAACGGCGACGCCGAGATCGTCCGGCTGCTGATGGGGCGCGGCGCGGACGTCGACGCCATGACCACGCGCGGGCAGTCCGTGCTGTTCTGCGCCGGGGGGCACGGCCACCTGGGCGTCGTTCGGATTCTCCTCGACGCGGGGGCCGACCGAAACGCCAGGGCCGTCCGCGACGGCAAGACGTTGCTGGAATGGCTCGACCAGTTCCCCGGCGACCGCCGCTTCGCGCCGATCGCCGAAGAATTGCGGCGACGCGGAGCGGGGGCCTGA
- a CDS encoding SPFH domain-containing protein, which translates to MRDVHIVPRTGMSVLPYFGGALAFGLLMLVMAIATEHPIWVLPAILAGLVLFFGLIGLFTVGPNDAKVLQLFGDYRGTVREPGLRWINPLFTKRTISLRVRNFESERLKVNDLAGNPIEIAAVVVWRVVDTAEALFHVDDYNDFVHVQSEAALRNLALSYPYDPHVEGEIALRSHTQEVAEHLKVEIQERLVQAGVQVLEARISHLAYAQEIAHAMLQRQQASAVIAARQMIVEGAVGMVEMALERLSHQNIVELDNDKKATLVGNLLVVLCSDRGTQPVVNAGKG; encoded by the coding sequence ATGCGGGACGTGCACATCGTGCCGAGGACGGGCATGAGCGTCTTGCCCTATTTCGGCGGGGCCCTGGCGTTCGGGCTGCTGATGCTGGTCATGGCGATCGCGACGGAGCACCCCATCTGGGTGCTCCCGGCCATCCTGGCGGGCCTCGTCCTGTTCTTCGGGCTGATCGGGCTGTTCACGGTGGGCCCGAACGACGCCAAGGTGTTGCAGCTCTTCGGCGACTACCGCGGGACGGTCCGCGAGCCGGGGCTGCGGTGGATCAACCCGCTGTTCACCAAGCGGACCATCTCGCTGCGGGTGCGGAACTTCGAGAGCGAGCGGCTGAAGGTCAACGACCTGGCCGGCAACCCGATCGAGATCGCCGCCGTGGTCGTCTGGCGAGTCGTCGACACGGCCGAGGCCCTCTTCCACGTCGACGACTACAACGACTTCGTCCACGTCCAGAGCGAGGCCGCCCTGCGGAACCTGGCGCTGAGCTATCCCTACGACCCCCACGTCGAGGGCGAGATCGCGCTGCGGAGCCACACGCAGGAGGTCGCCGAGCACCTCAAGGTCGAGATCCAGGAGCGGCTCGTGCAGGCGGGCGTCCAGGTCCTGGAGGCGCGGATCAGCCACCTGGCCTACGCCCAGGAGATCGCCCACGCCATGCTCCAGCGCCAGCAGGCCAGCGCCGTGATCGCCGCCCGGCAGATGATCGTCGAGGGCGCCGTGGGCATGGTCGAGATGGCCCTGGAACGGCTCTCGCACCAGAACATCGTCGAGCTGGACAACGACAAGAAGGCCACCCTGGTCGGCAACCTGCTGGTCGTCCTCTGCTCCGACCGCGGCACCCAGCCGGTCGTCAACGCCGGCAAGGGTTGA